One genomic region from Bacillus sp. SLBN-46 encodes:
- a CDS encoding nucleotidyltransferase family protein, with translation MIDEQRVISIIQSDPWMMEILKSVKSLNLPDWWICAGFVRSKIWDTLQGFSERTPIPDIDVIYFDQTSIDELDEKMLEGKLDSLLPDIPWSVKNEARMHIRNKMSPYISSVDAISKFPETATALGVKLNEKDNVVLTAPWGINDVIHFEVRPTPFFTENNERMKMYAERVVKKNWQATWDKIKVFTIELS, from the coding sequence ATGATAGATGAGCAAAGAGTTATTTCGATTATACAAAGTGATCCATGGATGATGGAGATACTAAAATCGGTAAAATCACTGAACTTGCCTGATTGGTGGATTTGTGCTGGTTTTGTTCGTTCAAAAATATGGGATACTCTTCAGGGCTTTAGTGAAAGGACGCCTATTCCAGATATCGATGTCATTTATTTCGACCAAACATCTATAGACGAGTTAGATGAAAAAATGCTCGAAGGAAAACTGGATTCGCTTCTGCCTGACATTCCATGGTCGGTGAAAAATGAAGCTAGAATGCATATTAGAAATAAGATGTCCCCTTACATTTCTTCTGTGGATGCGATATCGAAATTTCCGGAAACCGCAACCGCTTTGGGTGTTAAATTAAATGAAAAAGACAATGTCGTTTTAACTGCTCCTTGGGGAATTAACGATGTGATCCATTTCGAGGTAAGACCAACCCCATTTTTTACTGAGAATAATGAGCGAATGAAAATGTATGCTGAACGTGTAGTAAAAAAGAATTGGCAAGCTACATGGGACAAGATAAAAGTTTTTACAATAGAGCTTAGTTAG
- a CDS encoding DUF4362 domain-containing protein: protein MSKKALWLGLITIVFVLLSACQREEQSTHKPYKPTANEVVETHGGLENIKRLDQFVKNMNSGKKDKVRLIRYTIEGDPIYYDLTYDGSKFTIKRDTREDQYGQGEVNTYLCKSIQKQELTTSTKYIVEECPNLGELLTISHDVDQEDQFDFELKYGVGLKNKINTKDRELIKDLQNGEAFGVSDFQFSKDELNQIYKLMIHSNYLEDKKLSTKCNMKPFVSYELTVWINDAQRHFAWSECDKSKDGKQMSELVSDIKSILKQNHVYQSLPEVKGSYE from the coding sequence ATGAGTAAAAAAGCTTTATGGCTGGGTTTAATCACGATCGTCTTTGTTCTTTTATCGGCTTGTCAAAGAGAAGAGCAATCCACTCACAAACCTTATAAACCAACTGCTAATGAAGTGGTGGAAACCCATGGAGGTCTTGAGAATATTAAAAGACTAGACCAGTTTGTTAAAAATATGAACAGTGGGAAGAAGGATAAAGTTCGACTCATCCGCTATACAATAGAAGGTGACCCGATTTATTATGATTTAACGTATGATGGTTCCAAGTTTACGATAAAAAGAGATACTAGAGAAGACCAGTACGGTCAGGGAGAAGTAAATACGTATCTTTGTAAAAGTATCCAAAAACAAGAATTAACTACAAGTACGAAATATATTGTAGAGGAATGCCCAAATCTAGGAGAATTATTGACCATTTCCCATGATGTAGACCAAGAGGACCAGTTTGATTTTGAGCTAAAATATGGTGTGGGCTTGAAAAATAAAATCAACACTAAAGACCGAGAGTTGATCAAGGATTTGCAAAATGGGGAAGCATTTGGCGTCAGTGATTTCCAGTTTTCAAAGGATGAATTGAACCAAATCTATAAACTCATGATTCATTCAAACTATCTTGAGGATAAAAAGCTATCAACTAAATGCAATATGAAGCCATTTGTTAGTTATGAGCTAACGGTTTGGATTAATGATGCACAGCGACATTTTGCCTGGTCCGAATGCGATAAGAGTAAGGATGGGAAACAAATGTCGGAACTGGTTTCTGATATTAAATCCATCCTCAAACAAAACCATGTCTATCAATCGCTCCCAGAGGTGAAAGGATCCTATGAATAA